In the Candidatus Binatia bacterium genome, CGCGATCCCGGTACCACCGCTCGTCATTCGCCGCTTCTACGAGCGCCTGCTTGTTGCCGGCAAACCCAAGGAAGTGGCCCTCGTTGCCTGGGTGCGCAAGCTGCTGACCATCCTCAACGCCGCGTCAAGAACAGAACACCAGTGGGATGAATCGCTTCACTTCGCCTGACCAAAATTAGAAAAACAGTTGCTCACACCGGGAACGCGACAGCGCAGCCGGTTGAGGCGAGAACTTTGGTGAGCGCTGGCTGCTGGGAGGATTGTTGGCGAAACTTCTGTCGCAGCATGGCTAGCGATTTCGCGTGGTACTTTTGCGGGGTTTGGCGGAACGTTTTTCCGCGAATCTGAACTTCGAGCTGATCCTTCCCCGCTTGCAGTGCGTCTTCGTTAGCCAGGGTCCACGGTACGAACACTGCACCGACTTCCTCGCGTAAAATAGGTTCGAGGCTTGGCGCTAGGCTCGCCCACGGCTCGAACGGTCCATTTACAGTGGGGTGTTCCATTCGCTCGACCCATCGAACCACGTGCGGGGCCTGTTCGCGCAAGAGTCGGCCCGGGGTTGGATCTGACAAGCACTGGAACAGTTGTCCGAAGAGCCCAAAGTCTGCCAGGGCAGGCCGCTCGCCGAAGACGTAACTGCGCGTTTCGAGGTGGCGCTCGAGAAATTGCAGAAGGCGAACTAAGGAATCTTCGATGACGTCCTTGGTTTCCGCTGAGGACCCGACGAAGCGTAAACGGTCCACCATGCGCCGTCGAATCATTGCTGCCGCCACTGCCGCGTCAGCCTCAGGCATAAGGCTTGCCGCCAACCGGGCAGCCGCTGAGGCTGCGTCTTCATCGTAGTACCAGCGATAGTGGAACATCGGCTTGTTCAGCCACTCGTCTGCATATTCTTCGAGTAGTGCCGACAGGAAAGCCAGCAGCGGATCGTGGGGAATGATCGACGGCTCCGGGAAGCGCTCTTCCAAAGTTTCGAGGATTGGTGTGGAGTCCTGAAGTGCTTCACCCGCGGGCGTGAGCAAAAGCGGGATGAGTGGGAGGCG is a window encoding:
- a CDS encoding glutathione S-transferase family protein, with protein sequence MSVYRLFGNELSPYSVKVRSYLRFKGLAHEWIVRNAATEEEFSRHARLPLIPLLLTPAGEALQDSTPILETLEERFPEPSIIPHDPLLAFLSALLEEYADEWLNKPMFHYRWYYDEDAASAAARLAASLMPEADAAVAAAMIRRRMVDRLRFVGSSAETKDVIEDSLVRLLQFLERHLETRSYVFGERPALADFGLFGQLFQCLSDPTPGRLLREQAPHVVRWVERMEHPTVNGPFEPWASLAPSLEPILREEVGAVFVPWTLANEDALQAGKDQLEVQIRGKTFRQTPQKYHAKSLAMLRQKFRQQSSQQPALTKVLASTGCAVAFPV